A region of Paenibacillus thiaminolyticus DNA encodes the following proteins:
- the rpsO gene encoding 30S ribosomal protein S15, whose protein sequence is MALTQERKQQLIDMHKTHESDTGSPEVQIAILTENIVNLTDHLRTHKKDHHSRRGLLKMVGQRRKLLAYLKKKDVKRYSALIEKLGLRR, encoded by the coding sequence ATGGCATTGACTCAAGAGCGCAAGCAACAGCTCATTGACATGCATAAGACGCACGAATCGGACACAGGATCTCCGGAAGTGCAGATCGCTATCCTTACTGAGAACATCGTTAATTTGACGGATCACTTGCGGACACATAAGAAAGACCATCATTCCCGCCGCGGATTGTTGAAAATGGTCGGTCAACGCCGTAAGCTTCTTGCTTACTTGAAGAAGAAGGATGTTAAACGTTACAGCGCATTGATCGAGAAGCTCGGACTGCGCCGTTAA
- the truB gene encoding tRNA pseudouridine(55) synthase TruB, giving the protein MTELHGVLPVWKPAGWTSHDVVAKVRRLIREKRIGHTGTLDPQVVGVLPLCVGRATRLVEYLQEMPKEYEATLRLGVSTDTEDMSGEVTEHADASHVTEAMVKEALLSFIGPIEQVPPMYSAVKVNGKRLYELAREGKTVERKPRQVTIHHIELIGMTLGGAEPEVRFRVQCSKGTYIRTLCVDVGRKLGVPAAMAELIRTRSANFREEDSFTFAQIEEAMAAGTLAELLIPMDRAVSHFPELRVAPAFAPHAVQGKGIPERGLSVPPLTNCIYRLYDEEGTFFGLYHKPDTEQVLRPIKVFVP; this is encoded by the coding sequence ATGACAGAGCTTCATGGTGTTCTTCCGGTATGGAAGCCGGCAGGTTGGACGTCGCACGATGTGGTGGCCAAAGTCCGCCGGCTCATTCGGGAAAAGCGGATCGGGCATACGGGCACGCTCGACCCTCAAGTCGTGGGTGTCTTGCCGTTATGCGTCGGCAGAGCGACCCGACTGGTCGAATATTTACAGGAAATGCCGAAGGAGTATGAAGCGACGCTGCGGCTTGGCGTGTCGACCGATACGGAGGATATGTCAGGCGAAGTAACGGAACACGCCGATGCATCCCATGTAACCGAAGCGATGGTCAAGGAAGCGCTGCTGTCGTTCATCGGGCCCATCGAACAGGTTCCTCCGATGTACTCCGCGGTCAAGGTGAATGGCAAGCGGCTGTACGAGCTGGCTCGCGAAGGCAAGACCGTAGAGCGCAAGCCGCGTCAAGTGACGATCCATCACATTGAGCTGATCGGAATGACGCTTGGCGGCGCTGAACCGGAGGTGCGGTTCCGCGTTCAATGCTCCAAGGGAACGTACATACGAACCCTGTGCGTCGATGTCGGACGCAAGCTGGGAGTCCCGGCGGCAATGGCGGAATTGATACGGACCCGCTCCGCCAACTTCAGAGAAGAGGATAGCTTCACCTTCGCCCAGATTGAAGAAGCGATGGCGGCCGGAACGCTGGCAGAGCTGCTGATTCCGATGGATCGCGCCGTCTCGCATTTTCCCGAGCTGCGGGTCGCTCCTGCCTTCGCGCCGCATGCGGTTCAGGGCAAGGGCATCCCGGAACGAGGGCTGAGCGTTCCGCCTTTGACGAATTGCATCTATCGGTTGTATGATGAAGAAGGAACTTTTTTCGGCTTGTATCATAAGCCGGACACGGAGCAGGTGCTGCGTCCGATCAAGGTCTTCGTGCCTTAA
- a CDS encoding bifunctional riboflavin kinase/FAD synthetase, with amino-acid sequence MEKIVIHATDGHAEWTASRQPQVVILGHFDGIHAGHVKVIERGLKYGREHGLPVALMTFHPHPKAVFGDERYARCLTPPKEKERVLAQLGIDRLYIIDFNLSFAQLQARKFADCLCNLGVKHAVVGFDNRFGHRGEGSAELLAEWGEGCFTVDIVSAHNDDDAKVSSTRIRQCLAEGEITKANQLLARPYLLRGTVIHGDARGRTIGFPTANVDPDEPYVIPRNGVYAVKVKVGGMWHDGVMNIGLKPTFKSGETRPSIEAHLFDFDADIYGEEVTIAVMDFLRAEQKFDGIAALVAQITADAEEARRRLASMEGAPALESVFQG; translated from the coding sequence ATGGAAAAGATAGTGATACATGCAACAGACGGACATGCGGAATGGACGGCGTCGCGGCAGCCGCAAGTGGTAATCCTGGGTCATTTCGACGGCATACACGCCGGCCATGTGAAGGTGATTGAGCGTGGGCTGAAGTATGGGCGGGAGCATGGCCTGCCTGTCGCTCTGATGACCTTTCACCCCCATCCGAAGGCGGTATTCGGCGATGAACGGTATGCAAGATGCCTGACTCCGCCTAAGGAGAAGGAGCGAGTACTGGCCCAGCTCGGAATCGATCGCTTGTATATCATAGACTTCAATCTGAGCTTCGCCCAGCTGCAGGCCCGCAAGTTCGCGGACTGCCTGTGCAATCTCGGCGTGAAGCATGCCGTGGTCGGCTTCGATAACCGGTTCGGCCATCGCGGGGAAGGCTCGGCTGAGCTGCTGGCCGAATGGGGAGAGGGCTGCTTCACTGTCGATATTGTGTCGGCCCACAACGATGACGATGCGAAGGTGAGCAGCACCCGCATCCGCCAATGCCTTGCCGAAGGCGAGATCACGAAGGCCAATCAATTACTGGCCCGTCCCTATCTGCTGCGCGGGACGGTCATACATGGCGATGCCCGCGGCCGCACGATCGGCTTCCCGACCGCGAACGTGGACCCGGATGAACCGTATGTCATTCCGAGGAACGGCGTCTATGCCGTCAAGGTGAAGGTTGGCGGAATGTGGCATGACGGCGTGATGAACATCGGGTTGAAGCCTACCTTCAAGAGCGGGGAGACGAGACCCTCGATCGAGGCGCACCTGTTCGACTTCGATGCGGACATATACGGGGAAGAAGTGACCATTGCCGTCATGGATTTCCTGAGAGCCGAGCAGAAGTTCGACGGCATCGCGGCGCTTGTCGCCCAGATAACGGCGGACGCCGAGGAAGCCCGGCGACGGCTGGCTTCGATGGAGGGCGCGCCTGCATTGGAGAGCGTGTTCCAGGGGTAG